A single region of the Euzebyales bacterium genome encodes:
- a CDS encoding DUF998 domain-containing protein: MSLVRKRVQRLIRPPYGASLGALVLAVACVGGVVVLHLRRPDLDPLRHVLSEYANGPFGVVMTAVFYAVGVACMALGWRLRTALRWHAVTAAMPALLIAAGVGMVLAGAFEVGLPGAPDSVDETIHSLASIGAFVTLVVAMAL; encoded by the coding sequence GTGAGCCTCGTGCGCAAGCGCGTGCAACGGCTGATCCGACCGCCGTACGGGGCGTCGCTGGGCGCGCTGGTCCTCGCCGTGGCGTGCGTCGGCGGCGTGGTCGTGCTGCACCTGCGCAGACCGGACCTCGACCCGCTGCGCCACGTGCTCAGCGAGTACGCGAACGGCCCGTTCGGAGTGGTGATGACCGCGGTGTTCTACGCGGTCGGTGTGGCGTGCATGGCACTGGGTTGGCGGCTTCGGACGGCCCTGCGGTGGCATGCCGTGACCGCGGCGATGCCGGCGTTGTTGATCGCGGCCGGGGTCGGCATGGTCCTCGCGGGAGCGTTCGAGGTGGGGTTGCCGGGCGCGCCCGACAGCGTCGACGAGACGATCCACAGCCTCGCGTCGATCGGCGCGTTCGTGACGCTCGTCGTGGCGATGGCACTGC